gaaaaaaaattaatcacagCAAAACACAACCACGGCGAGAAAAACCTAACCGTGATCTATCTCTATCGAATTCAAACAAGAAACCTTGCTGCAGCAAGTTCCCGATCACCGAGAATCCAATTTTTGGATTCACCGATTGAATCGCCAGACACTGAACCTCCTCCTCCGTCTCGATAAAATAATTCCTCGGCGGCGGAACGAACACCGCACCGCCGGAGAATTCGAATTTCAAACTCGGCAAGAACTTTTCCGGTTTCGAAACGCCGGAGACGTTTAAACACAGATCAAATCCCGGAGTCAGTTCATCGGCGTTAGGGAGCTTGATCCGCCGTCGAATCGCCGCTACAACCAATCGATACGCGGGATCGGCTAAAAACGCTAAGGTTGTGCCGGAGTCCACGACGGTTCCGCCGTTACCTGAACCGTCGATCTCCCAAATCGAAGGATCGATTCGTAGTTTCGCACCGTTGACGGAGACGGATCTCAATTTAACGTAGTAAAACGTCGGAGAGAACGGATTCGTTAGCAGCGGAGTGAAGAAAAGCTTCGAAACGGCATTGATTCgttctcctcctcttccgcTGCCGTCTCCGATGATGAGGTAACTCGTCGGCGGCGGAGAGAGAGTGTAATCCATTAAGCAATAAGAAAACGTGTTACCAAAACGACGACCCAACtgagaagcaaaagaaattgGCCCACGGCCCAAGCCCATTACTCCATGGGCTCCATTAAAACTAGTACCCGATACAGATTGACCCGAGATCAGAAACCCGCATCCGAAAGCGACGTTTTTGAGTTTCGCCTCTTTACCAGAGCTTGTCTTCAACGACGCCGTTTCTCTACTGAATAAACCTGAAGTTAATGAACCGTCTGCGTAGCCATACTCATAATGACACGTGGAATGGATCCGGGTATGGTTACATTTCGGAGCCCGACCAGGTTGAGGCACTAAACGGCAAACCGGGTCGTAGCAATGAGCGGGAGAAAACGTTGAGGAGTGGCGAGGGAAGAAGACGGTGGCCGGAGAGTGATGTGAACAGTTTCGGCAAGCTGAGCATTTCACCCAAACGAGATCGCTTCCTGTATCGGCGATTAAAAGTAACGACTGAGGCGGTTGACCGATTCGAAGATCCACAAAGTATTGACCCGACCCGGAAGATGCGCCGGAGACCACCGGAGATTTAACGAACGGGATGGGTTTACGGCGGAGAGAGAGGAAATGGAGACGGCGAGTGTCTAGAGCTAAAGCTTGCGTCGGAGAAGGAAACGGAGATTTGCGTAACAACGGAAGCTTTAAGTACTTGCCTTCGTTACTCACGGCGGCGAGATTCGCCGgcaggaggaggaagagagagaggaaagagcaGAGGAAGATAAGAGGAAACATTGTGAGagacagacagagagagagagtgagaagggttttgtttgtgttattttgtgtCTTAtgttatgaagaagaagaagaagaagaagaagaccgtATAAAAATACGGTATTTTGTACGTATTTTGTCAGGTTGTGGTCGAAATATAGTTTAAATACAAGTACATTGTAACGTGAAGACTGAAAGATATCTCTGTTTTTGGGGGTATCATCAAGCTTTGGCTTTTGCAATAAAAACTCTTAGCTGTCtaaatgtgtttttgttttgtttctttgttcctttcacttttagtctttatacatttttttaatcattgatTCGTTTGATAATATCTATAACACAAATTTTTGTAGTTCTTTTTacgtttgttttttgttcatttttgttttagtttgtaGAGGAGTGTTATTAATGCCAAAAATGGTTGTTTTCTAGTGTGATTGTGTAATCTTAGTCTTAGATCCGtgaatttatttcatttattataaGAGGGTCggtttattttatatagattgtattattatgataataaatttgtaattatacGAAtaccataataataataataaatgtagATCTTGTTTGGACGTGAAAAGTACTATACCCAAGAAATGGACCCTGTTTGTTAGGTGGTGGCAGAAATACTTTTAATTTCCAAATATATCAAACAtgattattatttctttatacGATTgcataaaattacaaaagaaaaaatggaactTGTCCTTGTTTTTATTTGCTGTAAATCTAGTAAAccattattagtttttgttttgtactttttattcatacatggaaaaataaaagttttgccaaaaatattgataaattgaaaatgataaaaacattaaagagtGAAGAAGATTCGGGCGATACTTTGCATGGCTGCACATGATATGAAACATGTGACTTTTAAGACAAACCacaattattttatcttttctttcagTAGTTTGGGAGATTACAAATTTATTGCGAATTTattatctaaaaatataaataaataaaaaaccattaaaaaaaatcatttgtaaacctaaacacaaaaaaatgtattttttttacaataatctATAAAAATCACTGTACTATAAATCAAGTATGTGATACAATGATACAGGGAGACATAGAATAAGaaagtaataattaataaaactcAGTCTACAGATTCTTCTTCattgctattattattattgttgttgttgtctcctCCACTCTCAGTTTTGGCTCTGCTTCTAAGCTCTTCAAATGCTTTCATGCTTTCTGCATCAAACCCTCCAGCAAACTACACAATAAACATTTCAGTTAATATAATACATCAAACACTTGAGAATAACTGGTCATTTTAATTTGGTTACTTTGTGTTCTGATCTgagtttagttttgtttataccTGATGGACTCTAAAAGCGAAACGAACACCTTGGAGAAGCAAGAACTCTCTGTTTGGATCTTTATCAGATCCACTCACTGAATCAAGCTCATAAGCTACTCGTTTCATGTACTTCTTCGCGAGCTGAACTGACGAAAGCTTGATCTGTGTTGTGTGatgaaacataaacaaaaacaaaacagagcattttCAAGATTGTTTTACAAGGATTTCTCAATCGAAAGGAAAGAAATAACAAATGTTTATTACCTTCCCAACGACGCCAGTATCAGATAACCAATCAACTGGAATTCCGAATTCTTTATACCGTGAAACCGCCATGTCTCTTGTACGTAAAAGAGCATATACACTTTGTTCAACCCTGTGGAAAAAGCAGACATTAGTAAAGAAAGATTTAGTGAtgatgttctgtttttgtcttgACAGTTTTACTTACTTCTCTAGCAACTTGTACATCTTCTTCAAAGCAGGTTCACAAGGGAGATTAGGATCATCGACAAAGGAAGTAACTTGCTTCTCCAATTTCATGAGATCTTGATAttcaaaagctgcttcccgTAGTGCATCAGCTTTACCTTCTGGCCAGTCAAAGTGTTTAAGAACTGCCCTTTCATCAACCTACtcaaaaaaagagagtgagtAAAACGAACCGAAGTAACGGTTAGAAAGTAATATTGAACAGAGGAGTTACTGACCAAGAAGGAGAGCTCTTCATCTAGCCAGCTAACGAAAGCCAAGAGATCTTCTATGTTGGTGAAAGAAGAAGCTCGGACTTCAGTTGCTAACGACTGAACAAAGTCCCCTTGTGTCTCCACATCCGCTTTTACCTGTAATCAAGTTTAAacaattgtttcgtttttttgaCATCCAGTTGCAGTAAACATTATACTGAAAATGCAAACTTACTGCTAAGAGGAATGTTGATCGATTCTCGATTTCACCAATCATATTGTTCCTAGCTGCTGATGAATTACCAGTTCctgaagagatcaaagatgGTGCACCTTCTTTCTTCGATTCACGTTTCATTAAAGATTGATAAAACTCAACAAGCTCAGGAGCTCGGTGAACTTTGCTCCCTCCTCCTGCTCCTCTTCCAAGTGCTCCAGGAGGAGGCGGCGGTGGCGGCGGTCCACCACCAGGTGGAAGAGGAGGCCCACCGCctggtggtggaggaggtggcGGTGGACCACCACCGGGTAAAGGAGGTCTAGCAGAAGGCAAACTGCTAGTTTTACCATCTCCAGTTGATCTTGGAGGCGGGCGAGGTACTCTAGGAGGTCGTTTCTCAATGTCTACAAGCTTCATTTTTGTTACGGCTTGAGCGTTTTCACTGGCTTTACCTTCATTAGACTGATCATTAGACTGATCACCTGTGGTCACCAAGGGAACCACAACTTTTTTCTCCTTTAGTTGAGCAAGTTTAGGAGGCAAAGCCACATTACCGCCAAATCTCTCTGCTCTCGCTTGATCTGCTTTATGCTTAATATGCTTCTCTCTTTCAACCGCCAACTTATGCCTATCTTTGTAAGCGGGATACTTCTCATCCAAAACATTGTCAACAGATTTAGACATCACTTGGAAAGATGATGCAACTGAGTTCAAAGCCTCACCAGGAGAAGAAGCTTGTTGTTGTGTTCTGATTCTTGGAAGATTCGGGGTTTCAGGGGTACCAGGAGCTGTTTCTTGATCCACTTGACCAAATGTTGTTATGGCAACTGACTCACCTGCGTTTCTAATCATCAAAGATTCTAAAGGACCTCTCTGTTTATTCACGCTCGAGCTAAGTCTTCCCGGTGATCCTCCATAGAATGATCTTGAAGGTGATGACTGAACGCTCGAATCATCTTTGCTCTTGCCCCATCTTTTGAGTTTCTGTATCAATCCCGGTTTCTTGCTAAAACTACTAAACCTACTCGTGGAACTATCCATTGAAGCATTCTCGAAATCATCGCTTCCGGGAGATGAAGGTTGAGAATAGTTGCTCTCTAAATCAGTATCTCCTTGGCCACGTTCTGAACCAGCATACTCTAGCATTAACCgttttgcttttgcttgtgACTTGGGACTTAGGTTCTTGCTTAAGTCACGAGCNNNNNNNNNNNNNNNNNNNNNNNNNNNNNNNNNNNNNNNNNNNNNNNNNNNNNNNNNNNNNNNNNNNNNNNNNNNNNNNNNNNNNNNNNNNNNNNNNNNNNNNNNNNNNNNNNNNNNNNNNNNNNNNNNNNNNNNNNNNNNNNNNNNNNNNNNNNNNNNNNNNNNNNNNNNNNNNNNNNNNNNNNNNNNNNNNNNNNNNNNNNNNNNNNNNNNNNNNNNNNNNNNNNNNNNNNNNNNNNNNNNNNNNNNNNNNNNNNNNNNNNNNNNNNNNNNNNNNNNNNNNNNNNNNNNNNNNNNNNNNNNNNNNNNNNNNNNNNNNNNNNNNNNNNNNNNNNNNNNNNNNNNNNNNNNNNNNNNNNNNNNNNNNNNNNNNNNNNNNNNNNNNNNNNNNNNNNNNNNNNNNNNNNNNNNNNNNNNNNNNNNNNNNNNNNNNNNNNNNNNNNNNNNNNNNNNNNNNNNNNNNNNNNNNNNNNNNNNNNNNNNNNNNNNNNNNNNNNNNNNNNNNNNNNNNNNNNNNNNNNNNNNNNNNNNNNNNNNNNNNNNNNNNNNNNNNNNNNNNNNNNNNNNNNNNNNNNNN
The sequence above is drawn from the Camelina sativa cultivar DH55 chromosome 4, Cs, whole genome shotgun sequence genome and encodes:
- the LOC104779766 gene encoding aspartyl protease family protein 2-like produces the protein MFPLIFLCSFLSLFLLLPANLAAVSNEGKYLKLPLLRKSPFPSPTQALALDTRRLHFLSLRRKPIPFVKSPVVSGASSGSGQYFVDLRIGQPPQSLLLIADTGSDLVWVKCSACRNCSHHSPATVFFPRHSSTFSPAHCYDPVCRLVPQPGRAPKCNHTRIHSTCHYEYGYADGSLTSGLFSRETASLKTSSGKEAKLKNVAFGCGFLISGQSVSGTSFNGAHGVMGLGRGPISFASQLGRRFGNTFSYCLMDYTLSPPPTSYLIIGDGSGRGGERINAVSKLFFTPLLTNPFSPTFYYVKLRSVSVNGAKLRIDPSIWEIDGSGNGGTVVDSGTTLAFLADPAYRLVVAAIRRRIKLPNADELTPGFDLCLNVSGVSKPEKFLPSLKFEFSGGAVFVPPPRNYFIETEEEVQCLAIQSVNPKIGFSVIGNLLQQGFLFEFDRDRSRLGFSRRGCVLL
- the LOC104779767 gene encoding protein CHUP1, chloroplastic-like isoform X2, with protein sequence MFVRIGFVVAASIAAVVVKRHNVKPTKPSKQSENDKGGDKEEAVYPDNNLNDKNVEEEEEEEEEVKLINSVINQTRGSFSDYLDDDILPEFEDLLSGEIEYPLPDDDDNNLEKAEKERKYEVEMAYNDGELERLKQLVKELEEREVKLEGELLEYYGLKEQESDIVELQRQLKIKTVEIDMLNITINSLQAERKKLQEELSQNGIVRKELEVARNKIKELQRQIQLDANQTKGQLLLLKQHVSSLQMKEEDAMNKDTEVERKLKAVQDLEVEVMELKRKNRELQHEKRELSIKLDSAEARIAALSNMTESDKVAKVREEVNNLKHNNEDLLKQVEGLQMNRFSEVEELVYLRWVNACLRYELRNYQTPAGKISARDLSKNLSPKSQAKAKRLMLEYAGSERGQGDTDLESNYSQPSSPGSDDFENASMDSSTSRFSSFSKKPGLIQKLKRWGKSKDDSSVQSSPSRSFYGGSPGRLSSSVNKQRGPLESLMIRNAGESVAITTFGQVDQETAPGTPETPNLPRIRTQQQASSPGEALNSVASSFQVMSKSVDNVLDEKYPAYKDRHKLAVEREKHIKHKADQARAERFGGNVALPPKLAQLKEKKVVVPLVTTGDQSNDQSNEGKASENAQAVTKMKLVDIEKRPPRVPRPPPRSTGDGKTSSLPSARPPLPGGGPPPPPPPPGGGPPLPPGGGPPPPPPPPGALGRGAGGGSKVHRAPELVEFYQSLMKRESKKEGAPSLISSGTGNSSAARNNMIGEIENRSTFLLAVKADVETQGDFVQSLATEVRASSFTNIEDLLAFVSWLDEELSFLVDERAVLKHFDWPEGKADALREAAFEYQDLMKLEKQVTSFVDDPNLPCEPALKKMYKLLEKVEQSVYALLRTRDMAVSRYKEFGIPVDWLSDTGVVGKIKLSSVQLAKKYMKRVAYELDSVSGSDKDPNREFLLLQGVRFAFRVHQFAGGFDAESMKAFEELRSRAKTESGGDNNNNNNNSNEEESVD
- the LOC104779767 gene encoding protein CHUP1, chloroplastic-like isoform X1; the encoded protein is MFVRIGFVVAASIAAVVVKRHNVKPTKPSKQSENDKGGDKEEAVYPDNNLNDKNVEEEEEEEEEVKLINSVINQTRGSFSDYLDDDILPEFEDLLSGEIEYPLPDDDDNNLEKAEKERKYEVEMAYNDGELERLKQLVKELEEREVKLEGELLEYYGLKEQESDIVELQRQLKIKTVEIDMLNITINSLQAERKKLQEELSQNGIVRKELEVARNKIKELQRQIQLDANQTKGQLLLLKQHVSSLQMKEEDAMNKDTEVERKLKAVQDLEVEVMELKRKNRELQHEKRELSIKLDSAEARIAALSNMTESDKVAKVREEVNNLKHNNEDLLKQVEGLQMNRFSEVEELVYLRWVNACLRYELRNYQTPAGKISARDLSKNLSPKSQAKAKRLMLEYAGSERGQGDTDLESNYSQPSSPGSDDFENASMDSSTSRFSSFSKKPGLIQKLKRWGKSKDDSSVQSSPSRSFYGGSPGRLSSSVNKQRGPLESLMIRNAGESVAITTFGQVDQETAPGTPETPNLPRIRTQQQASSPGEALNSVASSFQVMSKSVDNVLDEKYPAYKDRHKLAVEREKHIKHKADQARAERFGGNVALPPKLAQLKEKKVVVPLVTTGDQSNDQSNEGKASENAQAVTKMKLVDIEKRPPRVPRPPPRSTGDGKTSSLPSARPPLPGGGPPPPPPPPGGGPPLPPGGGPPPPPPPPGALGRGAGGGSKVHRAPELVEFYQSLMKRESKKEGAPSLISSGTGNSSAARNNMIGEIENRSTFLLAVKADVETQGDFVQSLATEVRASSFTNIEDLLAFVSWLDEELSFLVDERAVLKHFDWPEGKADALREAAFEYQDLMKLEKQVTSFVDDPNLPCEPALKKMYKLLEKVEQSVYALLRTRDMAVSRYKEFGIPVDWLSDTGVVGKIKLSSVQLAKKYMKRVAYELDSVSGSDKDPNREFLLLQGVRFAFRVHQFAGGFDAESMKAFEELRSRAKTESGGDNNNNNNNSNEEESVD